Proteins from a single region of Echeneis naucrates chromosome 2, fEcheNa1.1, whole genome shotgun sequence:
- the gpr137c gene encoding integral membrane protein GPR137C → MCWCQPSMEMFSAGEEVNSLLFTSLKESPGAAISPTLELSLTTIYTALYSFLFVFVYLQLWLILHYGHKRFSYQSVFLFLCLLWAALRTTLFSFYFKNVVQANQLQPLAYWLLYCCPVCLQFFTLCLLNLYFTQVMFKAKAKYSPELTKYKVPLRLLFLFLSIFFLVVNLTCALLVQGALERSESPSDGGITHAVLAHVLINDSLFVLCAVSLAVCIFKIAKMSSANVYLESKGTSVCQATAIGAVVILLYTSRACYNLVVVALLPQDRPSPFNYGWYSVSDQADVQEISGEAYITFGIILFFWELLPTSLVVVFFRVRRPNQNLAPGGMINSHSFSSRAYFFDNPRRYDSDDDLSRSINSRADRASLLSTTPQLGVSSWYGSIQCNGTLAAGMASAQQPPSSTAPVLFAYGNIQSHHHHHNYYSTPQNNNNHHHHHHNNYYSTPQNYYCGSQTYFCTPQS, encoded by the exons ATGTGTTGGTGCCAGCCGTCAATGGAGATGTTTTCGGCAGGAGAGGAGGTTAATTCCCTTTTGTTTACTTCACTGAAGGAGTCCCCTGGAGCTGCAATCTCCCCAACACTGGAGCTCAGTCTGACAACCATATACACTGCCCTCTActctttcctgtttgttttcgTCTACCTGCAGCTCTGGCTCATTTTGCACTACGGCCACAAGCGCTTCAGCTAccagagtgtgtttttgtttctgtgtttgctgtgggCAGCTCTGAGGACGACCCTCTTctctttttactttaaaaatgtggTGCAGGCCAACCAGCTGCAGCCTCTGGCCTACTGGCTGCTCTACTGCTGCCCAGTCTGCCTGCAGTTCTTCACACTCTGCCTGCTCAACCTCTACTTCACACAG GTGATGTTTAAAGCTAAAGCCAAGTACTCTCCAGAGCTCACCAAATACAA GGTTCCTCTGCGTTtgctcttcctgtttctcagtATATTTTTCCTAGTGGTGAATTTGACCTGTGCATTGTTAGTACAAGGGGCTCTGGAACGCTCAGAATCCCCGag CGATGGGGGGATAACACATGCAGTCTTGGCCCATGTCCTGATCAATGACAGTCTGTTCGTCTTGTGCGCCgtctctctggctgtctgcaTCTTCAAAATTGCTAAGATGTCCTCTGCCAACGTTTACCTTGAATCAAAG GGTACATCAGTGTGTCAGGCAACAGCCATTGGCGCCGTGGTGATTCTTCTCTACACATCCAGAGCCTGTTACAACCTAGTGGTGGTGGCTCTGTTACCACAGGACAGACCGAGCCCCTTTAATTATGGCTGGTACAGCGTGTCTGATCAG GCTGATGTGCAGGAGATCAGTGGTGAGGCGTACATCACGTTTGGGATAATTTTGTTCTTCTGGGAGCTGCTGCCAACCAGCTTAGTGGTGGTATTCTTCAGAGTCCGGAGGCCCAACCAAAACCTG GCTCCAGGAGGGATGATCAACAGCCACAGTTTCAGCTCCAGAGCATATTTCTTTGACAACCCTCGGCGGTATGATAGTGatgacgacctgtccaggagcATTAACAGTAGGGCTGATCGGGCCAG CCTTCTCTCCACCACTCCCCAGCTCGGTGTATCCAGTTGGTATGGCTCCATCCAGTGTAATGGCACTCTGGCAGCGGGCATGGCGTCAGCCCAGCAGCCGCCATCTTCCACTGCCCCGGTCCTTTTTGCCTATGGGAACATCCAAagtcaccaccatcaccacaacTACTACTCAAccccacaaaacaacaacaaccaccaccaccatcatcacaaTAACTACTATTCCACACCACAGAATTATTACTGTGGGTCGCAAACATATTTCTGCACACCCCAGAGTTAA